One genomic window of Streptomonospora nanhaiensis includes the following:
- a CDS encoding DUF5914 domain-containing protein yields the protein MTLDPAPTRFALRRLPRSLMRPRTSTWREAAPGVIDAALKRAQARPSGNWFVFAASAEVRPGRPFGRVIAGTEIVAWRGPRGELHAAPGACPHLGAPLCRGEVAGGRLVCRWHGLSLGGDGFAGWAPFPAYDDGVLAWVRLDRAGGEEPLPRPVIGPRPAGANVIAAVESTAGACEPEDVVANRLDPWHGSWFHPYSFVGLRVTETPAGPDPDPDRFVAEVAFKVAGRWGVPVRAAFECPEPRTVVMRIIEGEGEGSVVETHASPLGVRAGVARTAVIEAAIAASERAGFALARRAAPLVRPLMRLAARRLWRDDLAYAERRYLLRTTGRWPG from the coding sequence ATGACCCTCGACCCCGCACCGACCCGCTTCGCCCTGCGCCGCCTGCCGCGCTCGCTGATGCGGCCGCGCACCTCCACCTGGCGCGAGGCCGCGCCCGGGGTGATCGACGCCGCTCTCAAGCGGGCGCAGGCGCGCCCGTCGGGCAACTGGTTCGTGTTCGCCGCCAGCGCCGAGGTGCGCCCCGGCCGCCCTTTCGGGCGCGTCATCGCGGGCACCGAGATCGTGGCCTGGCGCGGCCCCCGCGGCGAACTGCACGCCGCGCCCGGCGCCTGCCCGCACCTGGGCGCCCCGCTGTGCCGGGGCGAGGTGGCGGGCGGCCGCCTGGTGTGCCGCTGGCACGGGCTGTCGCTGGGCGGCGACGGGTTCGCCGGATGGGCGCCCTTCCCGGCCTACGACGACGGCGTGCTCGCCTGGGTCCGGCTGGACCGGGCCGGCGGCGAGGAGCCCCTGCCCCGGCCGGTGATCGGCCCCCGCCCGGCCGGGGCCAACGTGATCGCGGCGGTGGAGAGCACGGCGGGCGCCTGCGAGCCGGAGGACGTCGTGGCCAACCGGCTCGACCCCTGGCACGGGTCCTGGTTCCACCCCTACTCGTTCGTGGGGCTGCGGGTGACCGAGACGCCCGCCGGCCCGGACCCCGACCCCGACCGGTTCGTCGCCGAGGTCGCCTTCAAGGTCGCCGGCCGGTGGGGCGTACCGGTGCGGGCCGCGTTCGAGTGCCCCGAGCCGCGCACCGTGGTCATGCGGATCATCGAGGGGGAGGGGGAGGGCAGCGTGGTCGAGACCCACGCCAGCCCGCTGGGCGTGCGCGCGGGCGTGGCGCGCACCGCCGTCATCGAGGCCGCGATCGCCGCCTCCGAGCGCGCCGGATTCGCCCTGGCCCGCCGCGCCGCGCCGCTGGTCCGCCCTCTCATGCGCCTGGCGGCCCGCCGCCTGTGGCGCGACGACCTCGCCTACGCCGAACGCCGCTACCTGCTGCGCACCACGGGCCGGTGGCCCGGGTAG
- the crtI gene encoding phytoene desaturase family protein, producing the protein MATRSGTPRTVSGPTDHVVVVGAGAAGLSAALHLLGAGRSVTVLERDPHPGGRAGRLDVDGFRLDTGPTVLTMPELVDEALAAVGDSLDERLELTRLEPAYRGLFADGSCIDVHTGAEAMAAEVRRVAGPAEAAGYLRLRAWLGELYRLQMRRFIDANFDSPLDLLCPELARLAAIGGFGRLAPAVGRFLTDDRLRRLFTFQALYAGVPPRRALAAYAVIAYMDTVAGVYFPAGGMRRLGEAMAAAVAKAGGTLRYGTAVRRLERRGDRVTAAVTADGVRVPCDAVVLTPDLPMAYRLLGRTPWRPVPLRFSPSAVVLHAGTDRTWPHLAHHTVSFGAAWHGTFTEITRRGRTMSDPSLLITRPTATDPGLAPPGRHLLSVLAPCPNLRTGPADWRRHGPTYRDHLVEVLERRGFTGFGSAIVAEHLITPEDWSRRGMAFGTPFATAHTFAQTGPFRPRNLVAGTANAVLAGCGTTPGVGLPTAVVSGKLAAARIAGAAAVGARGGRR; encoded by the coding sequence ATGGCAACACGGTCTGGCACCCCGCGCACCGTGTCCGGCCCCACCGACCACGTCGTCGTCGTGGGCGCGGGCGCGGCCGGCCTGTCGGCGGCGCTGCACCTGCTGGGCGCCGGCCGGTCGGTGACCGTCCTGGAGCGCGACCCCCACCCCGGCGGGCGCGCCGGGCGGCTGGACGTCGACGGCTTCCGGCTGGACACCGGCCCCACCGTGCTGACCATGCCCGAACTGGTCGACGAGGCGCTGGCGGCCGTGGGCGACTCCCTCGACGAGCGCCTGGAGCTGACCCGCCTGGAACCCGCCTACCGGGGCCTGTTCGCCGACGGCTCGTGCATCGACGTCCACACCGGCGCCGAGGCCATGGCCGCCGAGGTCCGCCGTGTCGCCGGCCCCGCCGAGGCCGCGGGCTACCTGCGGCTGCGCGCCTGGCTCGGCGAGCTGTACCGGCTGCAGATGCGCCGGTTCATCGACGCCAACTTCGACTCGCCCCTCGACCTGCTCTGCCCCGAACTCGCGCGGCTGGCCGCCATCGGCGGCTTCGGCCGCCTGGCGCCCGCCGTGGGCCGCTTCCTCACCGACGACCGGCTGCGCCGCCTCTTCACCTTCCAGGCCCTCTACGCCGGGGTGCCGCCCCGGCGGGCCCTGGCCGCCTACGCCGTCATCGCCTACATGGACACCGTCGCGGGCGTGTACTTCCCCGCGGGCGGCATGCGCCGCCTGGGCGAGGCGATGGCGGCGGCGGTGGCCAAGGCCGGCGGCACGCTGCGCTACGGCACCGCCGTGCGCCGGCTGGAGCGCCGGGGCGACCGCGTCACCGCCGCCGTCACCGCCGACGGCGTCCGGGTGCCCTGCGACGCCGTCGTCCTCACCCCCGACCTGCCGATGGCCTACCGGCTGCTGGGCCGCACACCCTGGCGGCCCGTGCCCCTGCGCTTCTCGCCCTCGGCCGTGGTCCTGCACGCCGGGACCGACCGCACCTGGCCGCACCTGGCCCACCACACCGTGTCCTTCGGCGCGGCCTGGCACGGCACCTTCACCGAGATCACGCGGCGGGGCCGCACCATGTCCGACCCCTCCCTGCTGATCACCCGGCCCACCGCCACCGACCCCGGCCTGGCCCCGCCCGGCCGCCACCTGCTGTCGGTCCTGGCGCCCTGCCCCAACCTGCGCACCGGCCCCGCCGACTGGCGCCGGCACGGCCCCACCTACCGCGACCACCTGGTGGAGGTCCTGGAGCGGCGCGGGTTCACCGGGTTCGGCTCGGCGATCGTGGCCGAGCACCTCATCACCCCCGAGGACTGGTCGCGCCGCGGCATGGCGTTCGGCACCCCCTTCGCCACCGCGCACACCTTCGCCCAGACCGGCCCGTTCCGCCCGCGCAACCTCGTGGCCGGCACCGCCAACGCCGTGCTCGCCGGCTGCGGGACCACCCCGGGGGTGGGGCTGCCCACCGCCGTGGTCTCGGGCAAGCTCGCCGCCGCCCGCATCGCGGGAGCCGCGGCCGTGGGCGCACGAGGGGGCCGCCGGTGA
- a CDS encoding polyprenyl synthetase family protein, whose protein sequence is MRRKAANHHEDAAAGGARRPAAHGAPQGPDGGGAGADTAVAAAVTACLREFFAERSADVRAADTAEFADEVVRRLADFTLTGGKRLRPAFAWWGWRAAGGAAGGPRARAALRAAAALELLHACALVQDDVMDGSALRRGRPALHAALAREHAERGWAGRAGRYGESVAVLAGDLALAWAEDLFTEAAAGLGAGRRARAPWRHVRTELIAGQFLDLRAQASGDTAPATALRVDRLKTAAYSVERPLHLGAALAGADDGLVRALRGYGTAIGTAFQLRDDLLGVYGDPAATGKPVGDDIREGKPTLLWSAGLRRARERGGAAERTLRTASGDPALTPSGVRGLGALLEDLGARAEVESRIARLLRTGLAHIADTPMPGPARAALRALAAQAAARTA, encoded by the coding sequence ATGAGGCGAAAGGCGGCGAACCACCACGAGGACGCGGCGGCCGGCGGAGCCCGGCGGCCCGCCGCACACGGCGCGCCGCAGGGGCCGGACGGCGGCGGTGCGGGCGCCGACACCGCCGTCGCCGCGGCCGTGACCGCCTGCCTGCGGGAGTTCTTCGCCGAGCGGTCCGCCGACGTCCGCGCCGCCGACACCGCGGAGTTCGCCGACGAGGTCGTGCGGCGCCTCGCCGACTTCACGCTCACCGGGGGCAAGCGGCTGCGGCCGGCCTTCGCGTGGTGGGGCTGGCGCGCGGCCGGGGGAGCCGCGGGCGGCCCGCGGGCGCGGGCGGCGCTGCGCGCGGCCGCCGCCCTGGAACTGCTGCACGCCTGCGCCCTGGTCCAGGACGACGTCATGGACGGGTCGGCGCTGCGGCGCGGCCGTCCGGCGCTGCACGCCGCGCTCGCGCGCGAGCACGCCGAGCGGGGGTGGGCGGGCCGGGCGGGGCGCTACGGCGAGTCGGTGGCCGTGCTGGCCGGGGACCTCGCCCTGGCGTGGGCCGAGGACCTGTTCACCGAGGCCGCGGCCGGGCTGGGCGCCGGCCGCCGGGCGCGCGCCCCCTGGCGGCACGTGCGCACCGAGCTGATCGCCGGCCAGTTCCTGGACCTGCGCGCCCAGGCCAGCGGCGACACCGCGCCCGCCACCGCCCTGCGCGTGGACCGGCTCAAGACCGCCGCCTACAGCGTGGAGCGCCCGCTGCATCTGGGCGCCGCCCTGGCCGGGGCCGACGACGGCCTGGTGCGGGCGCTGCGCGGGTACGGCACCGCCATCGGCACGGCGTTCCAGCTGCGCGACGACCTCCTCGGCGTCTACGGCGACCCCGCGGCCACGGGCAAGCCCGTCGGCGACGACATCCGCGAGGGCAAGCCCACCCTGCTGTGGTCGGCCGGCCTGCGCCGCGCCCGCGAGCGCGGCGGCGCAGCGGAGCGCACCCTGCGGACGGCCTCGGGCGACCCGGCGCTCACCCCGTCCGGGGTGCGGGGTCTGGGCGCGCTGCTGGAGGACCTCGGCGCCCGCGCCGAGGTGGAGTCCCGGATCGCCCGCCTGCTCCGCACCGGCCTGGCGCACATCGCCGACACCCCCATGCCCGGTCCCGCCCGCGCGGCCCTGCGCGCCCTCGCCGCCCAGGCGGCCGCCCGCACCGCCTGA